TTTATCGGATTACTATGATTgttaaaattcatattttaaatgtcAATCAAAAATCTCTCCTCTTTACCTGAATAGTCGGAAGCTCAAACCATGAAGCTTTGAAAAGATGCttaagttttttctctctcacctTGAGGCCTTTTCGATTAATGAGGCTTTTGAACCCGCCATTATTAGTTAAATAAACAAATCTTTCAACTCAAATATTGCCCTCATATTTAATGATTTGTGAACCTAAAGGTACAACATACGTAGAATATCAAAACTGTTCAGTCGTCCAAAAAGATgcaaattttttcctccaattagATTTTCCCTCTTCATATCATGCTTTGATTTTGTTCACACTTTTTGTTTACAACTCTTTGTTCATTTTGTGCCCTTTGAGTCTGTATTCCTTCAGTCAtaattttgctctttttttctaGTCAACTTCTCAAAGACCCTCAAGTCCTGTTTGCTGGTTACAAAGTTCCTCATCCCCTGGAGCACAAATTCGTCCTTCGAATCCAAACCAGCTCAGCTGACTACAGGCCCGAAGAAGCTCTTGTGAATGCTATCACGGATTTGATCGCAGAACTTTcactttttgaagaaagattCAAGGTTTGCAGATCTAAATTTTATAGATGATTTAATCGAATGTTGTACAATTGAGTGCAATTCAGTGGCCTCATTCGTTTTCCAACAAAATTCTAATAAGTAAGGCAagaataatttttatgaaaataaaatataagcaGCCATTTGTCACCTTTGggtcttgtccacacgagcgcagtttgAGGAACTATATGGTAAACTATTCAACAAACAGGGATATTGCAGAAAACAGGGATATTGCAGAATAAGTTATAGCTGACAATGAGTTATATTAAGTTCCAGGAACAAGTGTGCCGGAATTCGGGCTAACTACTTTCATGTAGACAaggccttggaaaaattatgTCCATCCACTTATATACTACTTTAGAATCCCAAAAGTAGTCAAATGACAGCAGTATAGAGAGAATGATCAAGGATTTCAATGCCCTGTTTCGTCTGAGTTCTGAACAGTGTACATGCCATCCAAACAAGACCTTTTCAGCTcaattggtcaaaaattcaccaagttgtgACCTTTAAAAGATAATTTGTAGCGTGTCTGCTGAtaggattttcaaaaaatatttctgtgaaaaattaataaggcttgaaaatctttgaaaaacatTAAGTTGCAATTAAATTGTTGAGTACCATCGGAGTAAATAAATTCAAGAACTGTTGGCAAGATCTTCCAatccagggttgccataatttcttcatcttcaaattcctgGACTTTCCTTGACTCCGAAATTTTCCAATTCCCTGACCTTAATTGAACAAAATTTCCCAGTTCATTATTCCTCTCCTAAAATACCTATTTTCCGCTAATCTTTTGACAATATTTCCTTTTTTGACAGTTGCAAAACTGATGGATAAAAACATTCAGTTGCGGGTTGAAAGATGACGAGCCTTAAAATGACCAGTAGACTGAACAGTTGGAAGATCAGTGATGTTTTAATGATTTGTAGGGGtgtcaaaaattccctgactttccaaacTGTGGCAATCCTGCAACCCTACGTATTTTTTGGTCATGAATCATGTTTTTTAGGTTAAACTGGTTCCCTTTTCCTTATGAATCACACATCGTTCCTTCAGGTTCTAATTTTGCTCTTTCTATTTTGTTCTCTAATTTTgctctaattttttgttttcttctcagGATGCAGTCAAGGAGAAGAAAGAAGGACTCGACTAACTGTTTCGCCgctccttcaaaaaaagaaattttaaaaccgcAACATATTCCTCAACTGCTGCGATGATGATCAAGAGCTCAAACTGAAGCCACCATTTGTATTGCCAAAAATCTTGAAaggagattttcaaaataccacTTAATTTGGTGCCCAATTCCAAAAGTATTACATTTTGTCCTCTTCATGCTGTATCTTCCGgttcatttcaattttgacaTACCTTTATTATGAGATCCCCTATTATTTTCCATACTTATGTAATTTTaatattgtaaatatattttttcatacCACACAATAATGTATACTTGCCAATACCCTCacttgaggagcttggaggacaaggcgtgtaagtgcagtttttgtcacttgaaaattgagacattaataatttcaagtaaaactagtcctaatgcattttctgtgaaaaatttgctcccaaattcctttaaactttctctctgccataagaatccatgtaatttctaAACTCCGAACACGTATTTCTTTAAATAGCAGAAAGtacacttgtgcgccttgtcctccaagcccctcattccaAGTTTACCAATGTTAGGATTCCTTTCAGGGATAATCTCATTCTGCAAAAGAAgacgtaaaaaatattttttccataatttatttaattatttacaaagACATAAAAGTATGGagctcttttttaaaaaataaactatataCTCATCAGCAAATAACAAACAAGACATATGAGATAACAACGTGCAGGACGAACAAAAACTCACTGacaatcaataaaaaataattcaaatagCAAATAAAAAGGAATTACGCACTTAAAATTAAACTGACAAGGAATAAGATTAAAACTGATTTATCTCGTAATGCAGTACATAACACAGTCATCGAGGGGAGAAACTAAAAATAAGATCACAAGATATCCCAGCCACAGAGACCTTCATTGAGAGATATCTCATGCTGTTACAAGCAAGAAAACCACATATCCCAGGCAAAACTTTTTCCAAGCAACAGTTTACAAtcacaataaagaaaaaattgtaatacCTCATGAAGAGGTATATGAAATACagattagaagaaaatttttcaatgtagatCCATCATACGGGAGTATCTTTTTAGCTTCGAGCACCGGCACTAAAAGTGACTCTGATTTTATAGTGCTCTAACTGATTTTTCGCAGAAGTTTTTTTGTCTTACTGCGAATTGAATTCAACAAAAATAGGTCAACTAACATCTTAGAAAATATTGCAATAGGTACTAAACTACATACATGATCGCTTTCAAATTAATTCACGGCTACAATATGATTTGATGTATTGTAAGAGACCGCCTCTGAAATTtgagctttgaaattttaattcaaacgcATCATGAggccctgaaaaattttcagacttagaAATTGTTTTATGGCATCAGTTCatttttcttgatgaaaatGAACAAGATTTATAAAAACCTGCTGAAAAGTAGGAAGGGGGTGGTTATAATTTCTGAATTGCTCACATCATGACGGGGGTGAGTCCCATATGACATCAATATATCTGCTAAATCCAAAATTTGTAGCATGGAAAATGGACCACATCGACCGCTTTTAAGTGTAATCCGTCAATAACTATAATTCTAAACAATTCTGTGAGTACAAGTTTTTCCATAGGCCAGAGcatttttggggaaatggaTGACAAAAATGTCTGTACCTACTTATATGTATGTCATCAACCTCTTTCTAAGATGTCAGGAATGCAAGCACCTTCTTTTTATCTCTACAATTAAGGAggaaatgattatttttatatttgtgTCAAATAACTATCAAATAAACCAAGAGAATGATAAATTCATGTTTTCCTTTCGAAATCTATAGTATCAACAATGTTTgaacttcgaaaaaaaaattagtgcacCATTCATTTGATTCTTAAAATAGTCAGCAAGAAGTTTGTTATGGAGCTCACTCTCTTACAGTGAAAAATGCAAAGCATTTGGGCAGTGTCCAGCCAAAGGTAACCAagtaaactttgaaaaaactgaCTCGGCCATAATGCTGCACTTGTGGAGAGGCGTAAATTCTCCTGCGGACCATGAAAAGTCCGACATGATACAGAGaatacaaaaatttgacttgACGCTTGTTTTTTCCATTGGCCTCATGACGAAATGAAACTTTGGCCTATTTTTCGCAGTTCAAAGTCTGTGTCAATTGGTTCTTTTTCCTAACCATTGTCAATTATGGTGCCATCGAAGCTATCATAAAAATATGGATAAGAACAAAAGGAACATAaccaacatttttggaaaatttgagttAATTCACTCTAATTTTTAGTATTCTCAAGAGGAGTTTTTAGAGCGTAAAAAAATTGGTTATGATGAATAACACCAGGCACAagataaaaagtttcaaaaactgtaaattACATTGGGAGCAATGCAATTGCCGACTTGAATTTCATCAATATCTTCCATTGGTAAGATGTAGTTAGGGTTCTTGGCTTTTTCATACAAATGTTTGAATAAAACAATATAATTCCCAATTCCCAGACTGACAGGTTGATCATGATCATAGagtcagaattttaaaattgaaacaggAGCATAACTGTACAGATTGGAATAgatcaaatcaaatttaaatGTCGGGTTATTGCCTTGACAAATAAGATGAAGTTATCAATTAAGTTTATGGTTAGTCCAACACACAGCCTTTTATGCAACAAATGGTACGCTCAAATACTGAGCTAAGATAGGTCTTTTTCACGgtcatatttaaataaatatGTCATTGAAATAAGGTGTTCAACCCAAAAGTGATTGATCGTGAGAATTGGATggtttttaagttaaaaatctATAGATTTAGACATTTTTTGAAGACCATCTTTTCGGTGGTCAAAGTTggaacaaaaatttttgaataaaaattcactATAGCTGCCTCAAAGACTtcgccaagaaaaaattggtggTTGCACAATACTCTCTCCCTCTGGCTAGgataagaaatttttttcttttttaaaaaaaaaaaaaagacatacaGATGGATAGAAATCACAATGCTCTTGAGATTAcgagttttcaggaaattttgataatttgccATAGGAATTATTTAAAGCTATGTATATTCAATGAAAGTTAGATCTGCAGTATAACTTCCAAGATttttacagtaatcgaaatttatttttcacaagaacGATCCCACAGATTCATACTCTAATCACCTacccataaaaataaaatttaacactAATCCTTGtactcttttaaaatttaaatatttataacCACACGTACGGGTGAGCGCGTTTTACAGCAAGGTGCACGAGAGATAGTAGgaaagataattaaaaaaataaatttgaaacagCACAGCACTGCACTGTCATCGACAAATCACTAAGCAAGCTTTCTTGACACTATCCCATCAACGCTTGAATCATATGAGACATTGATGATTATTAGAAACAAGATAGAGAGAAGTAaattaaaatggttaaaaacgAGTATTTATGATTAGGAATGAAACGACTACTTGGTTTTCGAGACCAATTAGATGACAAGAGAAAATGTTTTGATTTATAagttttttcttcgataaaattttcaagaaaatgttctCTTGGCatgataaacaaaaaaaaaaaggctgaGAAACGCTTTgagttaaaaatttgacaaaaccAGAAAGTTAtttgacaaataaaaaaaagacaccTTAGTAAGGACAAGATccttttgaagtcaaaaggttTCCAACAATGTCAATAGAAACTCAGATTATCCAACCTCTAAATGATTTGACTGGATTTTTGGGAGCAGAAACTTCGAATTCCTTTCTCTTACTCTATTTTTTACGCCATTAGAGGGATTAAAGTCTTCCTCACAGCAACGTGATATCAAATGTGCTACTTTGAATACTAAACTACATTATTATTGATATCACATATGTTATAAACTAAAAAGACTCAATCAACAAATTATCCTAACGATCATTTGACACCCCTCCTGCTAAAAAGAACTGCCTGCTGAATTTAAGCATTGAAATACATAgtctctcatcaaaat
The genomic region above belongs to Bemisia tabaci chromosome 8, PGI_BMITA_v3 and contains:
- the Polr2J gene encoding DNA-directed RNA polymerase II subunit RPB11 is translated as MNAPPTFESFLLFEGEKKVIKEVESKVQNAAIFTINKEDHTLGNMIRDQLLKDPQVLFAGYKVPHPLEHKFVLRIQTSSADYRPEEALVNAITDLIAELSLFEERFKDAVKEKKEGLD